The following are encoded together in the Vigna unguiculata cultivar IT97K-499-35 chromosome 2, ASM411807v1, whole genome shotgun sequence genome:
- the LOC114173425 gene encoding uncharacterized protein LOC114173425 — protein MDFFSKGMNGDGSECPFDVNDIQRCPFLRNINEPTNFSFFQAKISTPVHGAKGPIFEDGPSFNMAFKLFHGKDGVVPLTDKTDFDSGSAEAAVSLPVFNPLAGKAATISLSTFGPGGTFSFGNFSEKWKKQNNSESSNKKEHSSQKGDVSKHEALGNEWLANGNCPIAKSYRAVGNVLPLVATAFRPPSGMKLKCPPAVVAARAALARTALVKTLRPQPLPAKMLVIAALGMAVNVPFGMWKEHTAKFSLSWFVAVHAAVPFIAMLRKSVVMPKSAMALTIIASILGQVIGSRAERIRLKTITTEMGKVKTETVCNMEDYSPRKLGDIRANHCSAGGMVLNSSLPVKDTGSSSTAGVCY, from the exons ATGGACTTCTTTTCAAAGGGAATGAACGGGGATGGATCTGAGTGCCCTTTTGATGTGAATGACATTCAAAGGTGCCCGTTTTTAAGGAACATCAATGAACCTACaaatttctctttcttccaaGCCAAAATCTCCACTCCT GTGCATGGAGCCAAAGGTCCTATATTTGAAGATGGTCCCAGTTTTAACATGGCATTTAAGCTATTTCATGGGAAGGATGGGGTGGTTCCCCTAACTGACAAAACTGACTTTGACAGTGGCAGTGCAGAAGCTGCTGTTTCTTTGCCTGTTTTCAACCCTTTAGCGGGGAAAGCTGCCACCATTAGTTTGTCAACCTTTGGACCAGGAGGCACATTTAGTTTTGGGAATTTTTCCGAGAAATGGAAGAAGCAGAACAATTCCGAATCATCAAATAAAAAGGAACACTCATCTCAG AAGGGTGATGTATCAAAGCACGAGGCCCTTGGAAACGAATGGTTGGCAAACGGAAATTGCCCAATTGCCAAGTCTTATAGAGCTGTAGGCAACGTTCTACCCCTTGTTGCAACAGCTTTTCGGCCACCAAGTGGAATGAAGCTTAAATGTCCACCAGCAGTTGTTGCCGCAAGGGCTGCCCTTGCCCGAACAGCCCTTGTGAAAACCTTGCGCCCTCAGCCTCTTCCTGCAAAAATGCTTGTTATTGCAGCTTTGGGCATGGCGGTTAACGTGCCCTTTGGCATGTGGAAGGAACATACCGCGAAATTCTCGTTATCTTGGTTTGTGGCCGTGCATGCTGCTGTTCCCTTTATAGCCATGCTTCGGAAATCAGTGGTGATGCCTAAATCAGCTATGGCACTGACCATTATAGCTTCTATCCTTGGGCAAGTTATTGGCTCGAGAGCTGAGCGTATCCGTCTGAAAACAATCACTACTGAGATGGGAAAAGTGAAAACAGAGACAGTATGCAACATGGAAGACTACAGTCCCAGGAAGCTTGGTGATATTAGGGCCAATCACTGCAGTGCTGGAGGAATGGTCCTCAACTCGTCACTTCCTGTGAAGGATACAGGATCATCTTCAACTGCTGGCGTGTGTTATTGA
- the LOC114173428 gene encoding uncharacterized protein LOC114173428 — translation MDPSDSHSHSQEQEPPKKNGVVFVVLRWVLAIVFPFLFFLSIPFLVGLLVLMFADFSIPNPISLPSQCKIVSTGVDIRSSKICEIGLLNYKAKDVFQHFERSKFRCRYDYYWASVFKVEYKDHFSGQTQVAFAEAPNEALPLYCRPNFGAAWLTQYKFKVNETYNCWYTSGISKVRLPQDNLFGCHAHQQSTLEKSREYSTMAMEMAISWFSSKGRAKHWRWETLIGVVSGFLTSLISITFIRFLHILLSSIYQSFTTWMFPWRVNAVLIKRACFLLAYLSFVAWLAIEYGKRLGLMDIFNFPKL, via the exons ATGGATCCCTCTGATTCTCACTCCCACTCCCAAGAACAGGAACCGCCCAAGAAGAACGGCGTCGTATTTGTCGTACTGCGATGGGTTCTTGCGATTGTCTTCCCCTTCCTCTTCTTTCTCTCAATTCCCTTTCTGGTTGGTTTGCTGGTTCTCATGTTCGCCGATTTCTCTATTCCCAACCCCATTTCTCTCCCCTCACAGTGCAAAATCGTCTCCACAG GTGTTGATATCAGGTCATCTAAGATTTGCGAAATTGGATTGTTAAATTATAAAGCGAAGGATGTGTTTCAGCATTTTGAAAGAAGCAAATTTCGCTGCCGTTATGATTACTATTGGGCTTCAGTATTCAAG GTAGAATATAAAGATCACTTTTCCGGTCAGACACAAGTTGCATTTGCTGAGGCTCCAAATGAGGCCCTTCCTCTATATTGCAGACCTAATTTTGGTGCTGCATGGCTGacacaatataaatttaag GTCAATGAAACTTACAATTGCTGGTACACATCTGGCATTTCCAAAGTTCGTTTACCTCAAGATAATCTTTTTGGTTGTCATGCCCACCAGCAGTCTACTCTTGAAAAGAGTAGAGAGTATTCTACCAT GGCTATGGAGATGGCAATTTCCTGGTTTTCCAGTAAAGGAAGGGCCAAGCATTGGAGGTGGGAAACTTTAATTGGAGTTGTAAGTGGATTCTTAACTTCATTGATCTCCATAACCTTCATTAGGTTCCTACATATACTGCTATCATCTATATATCAATCTTTCACAACATGGATGTTTCCTTGGCGTGTCAATGCCGTTCTCATCAAGCGCGCTTGTTTTCTTTTGGCATACTTATCTTTTGTGGCTTGGTTAGCTATAGAATATGGGAAGAGACTTGGTCTCATGGACATATTTAATTTCCCTAAATTATAG
- the LOC114173421 gene encoding replication protein A 70 kDa DNA-binding subunit A: MAGSLTPGAIKEICGANCSSSLKPVLQVIDLKLVQSQQANNTERYRLVLSDGSFYQQGMLATQMNELVHSAKLQKGSVVRLTQFICNDVQNRKIIVIIDLDVVVEKCELIGEPVALPKDGSAESGTGQSGVTPGNSQSLNNRSHPGSISARPNVGSMPARPNMAVPSPDHPRMNAPASSVYSGISNPGSSYSSNAPPTYPKVEPGANFSRSAPFTGSHGDQNMGIRHPQSETSRTLPNSFSRAPQPMYRQPSPMYTNRGPIGKNEAPPRIIPIAALNPYQNMWTIKARVTAKGELRHYNNARGDGKVFSFDLLDSDGGQIRATCFNSVADQFYNLIEAGKVYLVSRGSIKPAQKNFNHLPNDQELTLDMTSIIQPCPDDDNSIPKQTFNFRPISEIESLESNTIVDVIGVVTSISPTASIMRKNGTETQKRTLQLKDMSGRSVELTLWGNFCNVEGQRLQNICDDGKFPVLAAKTVRINDFNGKSVGTIMTSLLFVEPDFPEAYTLKRWFENEGKNVPTLSISRDTSSFPKNDNRKTVSQIKDEKLGTSEKPDWISVCATISYLKCDNFCYPGCPIMIGDRQCNKKVTNNGDGKWICDRCNQSVDACDYRYILSFQIMDHTGVTWVTAFQESGEEIMGMPAKDLYYLKYEEQDDERFAEIIRKVIFTEYVFKLKVKEETFSDEQRVKSTVVKAEKVNYASKSRVSLELIDKLLTGKSEGATTVTNSLSGNTGMGTVETGQVMPPAYNPIKSSTNSNRDFGMPANQVGQQQYGNQYGNFGSAGAAGAYTSCTNCGGSGHTSILCPNVRNVSGQSSGGGFSNRASYGGSGGGGGASGECFKCHQPGHWARDCPGSGAATASYGSTNTMHGRFGGY; this comes from the exons ATGGCGGGGTCACTGACGCCAGGGGCCATAAAAGAAATATGCGGTGCCAATTGTTCCAGTAGTTTGAAACCAGTGTTGCAAGTTATAGATTTGAAGCTGGTGCAGTCGCAACAAGCCAATAACACCGAGAGGTACCGGCTGGTTCTATCTGACGGTTCCTTTTACCAGCAAGGCATGCTCGCCACGCAGATGAACGAACTAGTTCATTCTGCAAAGTTGCAGAAAGGTTCCGTCGTTAGGCTCACACAGTTCATCTGCAACGATGTCCAGAACCGCAA GATCATTGTCATCATTGACCTAGACGTTGTAGTGGAAAAGTGTGAGTTGATTGGAGAACCTGTTgcgttaccaaaagatggaTCTGCAGAATCGGGCACTGGTCAATCAGGAGTCACCCCTGGAAATTCACAATCTTTGAATAACCGTTCACACCCAGGCAGCATTTCTGCTAGACCGAATGTAGGCAGCATGCCTGCTAGACCGAATATGGCCGTACCATCTCCAGATCATCCAAGAATGAATGCTCCTGCCAGTAGTGTTTATTCTGGTATTTCCAACCCTGGATCTAGTTATTCTAGTAATGCACCTCCTACATATCCTAAAGTAGAACCCGGAGCTAATTTTTCTAGATCAGCACCATTTACTGGATCTCATGGTGATCAGAACATGGGTATTCGTCATCCCCAATCTGAGACTTCAAGGACCTTGCCAAACTCTTTTTCTCGTGCACCTCAGCCTATGTATCGGCAACCATCTCCAATGTACACTAACAGAGGGCCAATTGGAAAAAATGAAGCTCCCCCTAGGATAATTCCAATAGCAGcattgaatccttaccagaatATGTGGACAATTAAAGCCAGAGTAACAGCTAAGGGAGAACTCAGGCACTATAACAATGCTCGAGGTGATGGCAAGGTGTTTTCATTTGACCTTTTGGATTCTGATGGTGGGCAGATTCGGGCAACTTGCTTCAATAGTGTGGCTGATCAGTTCTATAATTTGATTGAAGCTGGTAAGGTATACCTAGTTTCCAGGGGAAGCATAAAGCCAGCTCAGAAGAATTTCAATCACCTTCCCAATGATCAAGAGTTAACCCTTGATATGACATCGATCATACAACCATGCCCTGATGATGATAACTCAATTCCAAAGCAGACTTTTAATTTTCGCCCCATTAGTGAAATTGAAAGTTTGGAAAGCAATACCATAGTGGATGTGATTGGTGTGGTGACTTCAATTAGCCCTACAGCTTCGATCATGAGAAAAAATGGTACTGAAACTCAGAAGAGAACACTCCAGTTGAAAGACATGTCTGGCCGAAGTGTTGAGTTAACATTGTGGGGAAATTTTTGCAACGTGGAAGGACAAAGGCTGCAAAATATTTGTGATGATGGGAAATTTCCAGTTTTAGCTGCAAAAACTGTCAGAATTAATGATTTCAATGGAAAGTCTGTTGGGACTATAATGACTAGCCTACTGTTCGTAGAGCCTGATTTTCCAGAGGCTTACACACTGAAAAGATGGTTTGAAAATGAAGGGAAGAATGTTCCAACTCTCTCTATCTCCAGAGATACATCTAGTTTTCCTAAGAATGATAATCGGAAAACTGTATCtcaaattaaagatgagaaGTTAGGGACTTCAGAGAAGCCTGATTGGATATCGGTCTGTGCAACTATTTCATACCTAAAGTGTGATAACTTCTGTTACCCAGGATGTCCTATCATGATAGGGGATAGACAATGTAACAAAAAAGTGACTAACAATGGTGATGGAAAATGGATTTGTGATAGGTGTAACCAATCTGTTGACGCTTGTGATTATAGGTACATACTGTCATTCCAGATAATGGATCACACAGGTGTAACATGGGTTACTGCTTTCCAGGAGAGTGGTGAGGAGATCATGGGCATGCCTGCAAAAGATTTGTATTATCTGAAGTATGAAGAGCAAGATGATGAAAGATTTGCTGAAATCATCCGGAAGGTTATCTTCACCGAGTACGTGTTCAAGTTGAAAGTAAAGGAGGAAACATTCAGTGATGAACAACGCGTTAAGTCAACTGTGGTTAAAGCAGAAAAGGTAAACTATGCATCTAAATCCAGAGTTAGTTTGGAATTGATTGATAAACTCTTGACTGGGAAATCAGAAGGTGCTACCACCGTTACCAACTCGTTATCCGGTAATACTGGAATGGGGACTGTTGAAACTGGTCAAGTAATGCCACCAGCTTATAACCCAATAAAGAGTAGCACTAATAGTAATAGAGATTTTGGGATGCCAGCAAATCAAGTGGGTCAACAACAATATGGAAACCAATATGGCAATTTTGGTTCAGCAGGTGCTGCTGGTGCATATACATCATGCACCAACTGTGGAGGTTCTGGTCATACTTCTATACTTTGCCCAAATGTTAGAAATGTGTCTGGACAGTCTTCAGGAGGGGGCTTTTCCAACAGGGCATCATATGGTGGAtcaggtggtggtggtggtgcttCTGGTGAATGTTTTAAATGCCATCAACCTGGCCACTGGGCAAGAGACTGTCCTGGTTCCGGTGCAGCAACTGCTTCATATGGAAGCACTAATACAATGCATGGAAGATTTGGAGGATATTGA
- the LOC114173424 gene encoding protein CYCLOPS-like isoform X2: MEGRGFSGLYKNTSEELFLKTVMESPIGMPVPTMDMLGFKTVSQSFRTDSEELFKRWLTNGEGYNSSSMGLNSRLSKRISTELANNVSNEQRVNVASEGRNNDKLYMQNNLFTNDVSGDINFQIRDPVNRELQSTSDLFLAKAWFLSDQRVTRSRSSELRRKYTEMQNAQTKQGIESMSIAPQHVDTTKQEIANFNGFDYITVCEIPSQKGSFMSPSNSSSSTFHAHQMVNADKVSSCVSMLKGTLQRKRLWNQVEKEAAGDSGLNGLFCPQEPIFQTGFSEEQENWNHQKLINVQGASAGQIKDPGVYFASDGFANQTNQTYVANVSREPSQSESSAAAPVISSGLDACEGPSNSNQNLCESSWKQVGVSRSSENTQNRVKGVREQIMDNIKDDRKRKSLERYGSVTSAVSEEKGDSTKKRRVERSRKMAEAKERNLTPSVPSDMQTVLKRCENLEKEVRSLKLNLSFMNRKDSEQTKQIEDLQKQNEDLADEKERLLEEIERILSETGKI, encoded by the exons ATGGAAGGAAGGGGTTTTTCTGGCTTATACAAGAATACAAGTGAAGAGTTGTTCCTGAAGACAGTGATGGAGAGTCCTATTGGTATGCCAGTTCCTACCATGGATATGTTGGGATTCAAAACCGTTTCACAAAGCTTCCGCACCGACAGTGAAGAGCTCTTCAAACGTTGGTTAACAAATGGAGAG GGTTACAATTCATCAAGCATGGGACTAAATAGTCGATTATCAAAGAG GATCTCCACTGAGCTAGCAAATAATGTGTCTAATGAGCAACGTGTTAATGTAGCTTCAGAGGGAAGAAACAATGACAAATTGTACATGCAAAATAACCTTTTTACCAATGATGTTTCAGGTGACATCAATTTCCAAATCAG AGATCCTGTTAACAGAGAACTACAATCTACCAGTGACCTGTTTCTGGCCAAG GCTTGGTTTCTTAGTGATCAAAGAGTAACAAGAAGCCGGTCCTCTGAATTGAG GCGGAAGTATACTGAAATGCAAAATGCTCAAACAAAACAAGGAATAGAATCAATGAGCATAGCCCCTCAACATGTGGACACAACAAAACAAGAAATTGCAAATTTTAATGGTTTTGATTACATTACTGTGTGTGAGATTCCAAGCCAAAAGGGATCATTCATGTCTCCATCCAACTCATCTTCTTCTACCTTCCACGCTCATCAAATGGTTAATGCAGATAAAGTATCATCTTGTGTTAGTATGCTAAAGGGTACATTGCAACGCAAGAGACTATGGAACCAAGTTGAGAAAGAAGCTGCAGGAGATAGTGGCTTAAATGGACTTTTTTGTCCTCAAGAACCAATTTTCCAAACTGGTTTTAGTGAAGAACAAGAAAATTGGAATCATCAAAAGCTAATAAATGTGCAAGGAGCCTCTGCTGGTCAAATTAAGGATCCTGGAGTTTACTTTGCTTCAGATGGTTTTGCAAACCAGACAAACCAAACATATGTTGCAAATGTTTCTCGTGAACCTTCTCAAAGCGAATCCTCTGCTGCTGCGCCCGTAATCTCTTCTGGTTTAGATGCATGTGAAGGTCCCAGTAATTCAAATCAAAATCTTTGTGAAAGCTCGTGGAAACAAGTGGGAGTGAGTAGAAGTTCAGAAAATACTCAAAACAGAGTCAAAG GTGTCAGAGAACAGATAATGGATAATATAAAAGATGACCGAAAG AGGAAAAGTCTAGAAAGATACGGATCTGTAACATCAGCTGTTTCAG AGGAGAAAGGGGACAGCACAAAAAAGCGTAGAGTGGAGCGTTCAAGGAA AATGGCTGAGGCAAAGGAAAGAAATTTGACACCATCAGTTCCCTCTGATATGCAAACTGTCTTGAAGCGGTGTGAAAACCTTGAGAAGGAAGTTCGATCACTGAAACTTAACTTGTCCTTCATGAATAg GAAGGATTCTGAACAAACCAAGCAGATAGAGGATCTTCAGAAGCAGAATGAAGACTTGGCAGATGAAAAGGAACGTCTCCTTGAAGAGATTGAAAGAATTCTTTCTGAAACTGGAAAAATCTAA
- the LOC114173424 gene encoding protein CYCLOPS-like isoform X1: MEGRGFSGLYKNTSEELFLKTVMESPIGMPVPTMDMLGFKTVSQSFRTDSEELFKRWLTNGEGYNSSSMGLNSRLSKRISTELANNVSNEQRVNVASEGRNNDKLYMQNNLFTNDVSGDINFQIRDPVNRELQSTSDLFLAKAWFLSDQRVTRSRSSELRRKYTEMQNAQTKQGIESMSIAPQHVDTTKQEIANFNGFDYITVCEIPSQKGSFMSPSNSSSSTFHAHQMVNADKVSSCVSMLKGTLQRKRLWNQVEKEAAGDSGLNGLFCPQEPIFQTGFSEEQENWNHQKLINVQGASAGQIKDPGVYFASDGFANQTNQTYVANVSREPSQSESSAAAPVISSGLDACEGPSNSNQNLCESSWKQVGVSRSSENTQNRVKGVREQIMDNIKDDRKRKSLERYGSVTSAVSEEKGDSTKKRRVERSRNRMAEAKERNLTPSVPSDMQTVLKRCENLEKEVRSLKLNLSFMNRKDSEQTKQIEDLQKQNEDLADEKERLLEEIERILSETGKI; encoded by the exons ATGGAAGGAAGGGGTTTTTCTGGCTTATACAAGAATACAAGTGAAGAGTTGTTCCTGAAGACAGTGATGGAGAGTCCTATTGGTATGCCAGTTCCTACCATGGATATGTTGGGATTCAAAACCGTTTCACAAAGCTTCCGCACCGACAGTGAAGAGCTCTTCAAACGTTGGTTAACAAATGGAGAG GGTTACAATTCATCAAGCATGGGACTAAATAGTCGATTATCAAAGAG GATCTCCACTGAGCTAGCAAATAATGTGTCTAATGAGCAACGTGTTAATGTAGCTTCAGAGGGAAGAAACAATGACAAATTGTACATGCAAAATAACCTTTTTACCAATGATGTTTCAGGTGACATCAATTTCCAAATCAG AGATCCTGTTAACAGAGAACTACAATCTACCAGTGACCTGTTTCTGGCCAAG GCTTGGTTTCTTAGTGATCAAAGAGTAACAAGAAGCCGGTCCTCTGAATTGAG GCGGAAGTATACTGAAATGCAAAATGCTCAAACAAAACAAGGAATAGAATCAATGAGCATAGCCCCTCAACATGTGGACACAACAAAACAAGAAATTGCAAATTTTAATGGTTTTGATTACATTACTGTGTGTGAGATTCCAAGCCAAAAGGGATCATTCATGTCTCCATCCAACTCATCTTCTTCTACCTTCCACGCTCATCAAATGGTTAATGCAGATAAAGTATCATCTTGTGTTAGTATGCTAAAGGGTACATTGCAACGCAAGAGACTATGGAACCAAGTTGAGAAAGAAGCTGCAGGAGATAGTGGCTTAAATGGACTTTTTTGTCCTCAAGAACCAATTTTCCAAACTGGTTTTAGTGAAGAACAAGAAAATTGGAATCATCAAAAGCTAATAAATGTGCAAGGAGCCTCTGCTGGTCAAATTAAGGATCCTGGAGTTTACTTTGCTTCAGATGGTTTTGCAAACCAGACAAACCAAACATATGTTGCAAATGTTTCTCGTGAACCTTCTCAAAGCGAATCCTCTGCTGCTGCGCCCGTAATCTCTTCTGGTTTAGATGCATGTGAAGGTCCCAGTAATTCAAATCAAAATCTTTGTGAAAGCTCGTGGAAACAAGTGGGAGTGAGTAGAAGTTCAGAAAATACTCAAAACAGAGTCAAAG GTGTCAGAGAACAGATAATGGATAATATAAAAGATGACCGAAAG AGGAAAAGTCTAGAAAGATACGGATCTGTAACATCAGCTGTTTCAG AGGAGAAAGGGGACAGCACAAAAAAGCGTAGAGTGGAGCGTTCAAGGAA CAGAATGGCTGAGGCAAAGGAAAGAAATTTGACACCATCAGTTCCCTCTGATATGCAAACTGTCTTGAAGCGGTGTGAAAACCTTGAGAAGGAAGTTCGATCACTGAAACTTAACTTGTCCTTCATGAATAg GAAGGATTCTGAACAAACCAAGCAGATAGAGGATCTTCAGAAGCAGAATGAAGACTTGGCAGATGAAAAGGAACGTCTCCTTGAAGAGATTGAAAGAATTCTTTCTGAAACTGGAAAAATCTAA